The following proteins are encoded in a genomic region of Bacillus sp. FJAT-22090:
- the proS gene encoding proline--tRNA ligase, translating to MSTQQNDFTKWYIETIQKADLMDYTPVRGCIAFKPDGFEIWEHIQEEMNKRFKETGHRNAYFPMLIPESFFQKEKDHIEGFSPELPWVTEAAGEQLEERLALRPTSETMIGHLYSDWIKSYRDLPVLINQWANVFRWEKKTLPFIRTSEFLWQEGHTAHVDEEEARKETMQMLNIYKEVVEELLAIPVYDGQKTPSERFAGAVDTYSIEAMMKDGKAVQAGTSHYLGTKFAEAFDIKYLNKENKHEHVHTTSWGTSTRLIGSVIMVHGDEQGLVLPPRVAPTQVVLIPVGPWKKNPAIMEKLDELFVALKTKGIRVRLDDSDQSPGYKFNEWELKGVPVRVELGPRDLENNQALMKARDEADKFSVDLANLVERIEEELNTMQTRLLEKARAFRDQNSHTHVNSLEELKHHLSNSTENGEIPGWILAGWCGDDACEEHVKEETKFTTRNIPFNPPAEKSTCINCGKESKHTVWFGRAY from the coding sequence ATGTCTACACAACAGAATGATTTTACAAAATGGTATATTGAAACGATTCAGAAAGCAGATTTAATGGATTACACGCCTGTTCGCGGATGCATCGCATTCAAACCAGATGGCTTTGAAATTTGGGAGCACATTCAAGAAGAAATGAACAAACGTTTTAAAGAAACTGGACATCGTAATGCTTATTTCCCAATGCTGATTCCAGAATCGTTTTTCCAAAAAGAAAAAGATCACATCGAAGGATTTTCTCCAGAGCTTCCATGGGTAACGGAAGCTGCTGGTGAACAATTAGAAGAACGTTTAGCACTTCGTCCAACTTCAGAAACGATGATCGGACACTTATATTCCGATTGGATCAAAAGTTATCGTGATCTTCCAGTGTTAATAAACCAATGGGCAAACGTATTCCGTTGGGAAAAGAAAACTCTTCCTTTCATCCGTACGTCCGAATTTTTATGGCAAGAAGGGCATACTGCACATGTAGATGAGGAAGAAGCTCGTAAAGAAACGATGCAAATGCTAAACATTTATAAAGAGGTTGTTGAAGAACTTTTGGCTATTCCAGTATATGATGGACAAAAGACACCTTCAGAACGATTTGCAGGAGCTGTGGATACGTATTCTATCGAAGCAATGATGAAGGATGGTAAAGCAGTTCAGGCAGGTACATCTCATTACCTTGGAACAAAGTTTGCTGAAGCATTTGATATTAAATATTTAAATAAAGAAAACAAACATGAACATGTTCATACAACTTCATGGGGAACTTCTACTCGTTTAATCGGTTCTGTAATAATGGTGCATGGGGATGAGCAAGGTTTAGTATTACCACCACGTGTTGCTCCAACCCAGGTTGTATTGATTCCAGTGGGACCTTGGAAGAAGAATCCTGCGATTATGGAAAAACTGGATGAACTATTTGTAGCATTAAAAACAAAAGGTATTCGTGTGCGCCTAGATGATTCCGATCAATCTCCAGGCTATAAATTCAATGAATGGGAACTAAAAGGTGTTCCAGTTCGTGTTGAATTAGGACCTCGTGATTTAGAAAATAATCAAGCGTTAATGAAAGCACGTGATGAGGCAGATAAATTCTCAGTGGACCTTGCTAATTTAGTGGAGCGTATTGAGGAAGAACTAAACACAATGCAAACACGTTTACTAGAAAAAGCTCGTGCATTCCGTGATCAAAATTCACATACACATGTAAATTCACTGGAGGAGTTAAAACACCATCTTTCGAACTCTACTGAAAATGGGGAAATTCCTGGCTGGATTCTTGCTGGTTGGTGTGGAGATGATGCTTGTGAAGAGCATGTAAAAGAAGAAACTAAATTCACAACACGTAACATTCCATTCAATCCACCTGCTGAAAAGTCTACATGTATCAACTGTGGAAAAGAATCAAAACATACTGTATGGTTCGGTCGCGCATATTAA
- a CDS encoding RNA polymerase sigma factor, which produces MEKHLIEEWFELYEKDVTSYLIYYTGSIDVEDLVQETFLRAMKKMTVYKKNGHPKTWLVSIARNMVIDQYRKSNVWNKIRHLFIKEQDILINMEQNIMINQDNSVLYHTINQLPAHYKEIIILKGIMEMSSKEVGLVIRSNENNVNVLYHRSLKKLKELLEKEGFEHGRI; this is translated from the coding sequence TTGGAGAAGCATCTAATAGAAGAATGGTTTGAATTATATGAAAAGGATGTTACTAGTTATCTAATATATTATACGGGATCAATAGACGTAGAAGATCTCGTCCAAGAAACCTTTCTAAGGGCTATGAAAAAAATGACGGTCTATAAGAAAAATGGGCACCCAAAAACATGGCTAGTATCGATAGCAAGAAATATGGTGATTGACCAATATCGAAAAAGTAATGTTTGGAATAAAATAAGACATCTATTTATAAAAGAACAAGATATTCTAATAAATATGGAACAAAACATAATGATAAACCAAGATAATAGCGTTTTATATCATACTATAAACCAACTGCCAGCTCATTATAAAGAAATAATTATTTTAAAAGGGATTATGGAAATGTCATCCAAGGAAGTCGGTTTAGTAATCAGAAGTAACGAGAATAACGTAAATGTTCTGTACCACCGTTCCTTAAAAAAATTGAAAGAATTGCTGGAAAAGGAGGGGTTTGAACATGGAAGAATATAA
- a CDS encoding B3/B4 domain-containing protein: MLVKMDNSLLQIDPTFKIGIIHYTKIVVTSSPQMLKGRLQLFQEQLFFEMEDKAITEFSGIKEWRILWKKFGADPNRYRPSVEALYRRIAKQNYITPMHSAVDLNNFFSMRYEIPMGIYDVDKIQGDITISLGNEETVYEGLNGRENKLNNILTLQDTYGPFGSPFVDSKRTAVTEDTKNAVQIVYLRPSMGEVDALKLVESMGTMFTQIHGGEAYSIVLHDDQIERGI; the protein is encoded by the coding sequence ATGCTTGTAAAAATGGATAATTCTTTATTACAAATAGACCCTACCTTTAAAATAGGCATTATACATTATACCAAAATTGTTGTAACTTCTTCCCCTCAAATGCTTAAGGGACGCCTCCAATTATTTCAAGAACAGCTGTTTTTTGAAATGGAAGACAAAGCGATAACTGAATTCTCTGGAATAAAAGAATGGCGTATTTTATGGAAAAAATTCGGGGCTGACCCAAATCGATACCGGCCATCAGTTGAAGCACTATATAGACGGATTGCAAAACAAAATTATATCACACCTATGCATTCTGCTGTTGATCTAAATAACTTTTTCTCGATGCGTTATGAAATACCAATGGGAATTTATGATGTAGATAAGATTCAAGGAGATATTACAATATCTCTTGGTAATGAAGAAACGGTTTACGAAGGGCTAAATGGACGTGAAAATAAATTGAATAACATCCTTACTTTACAAGATACATATGGTCCATTCGGAAGTCCATTTGTTGATTCTAAAAGAACTGCTGTAACGGAGGACACAAAAAATGCTGTTCAAATTGTTTATCTCCGACCTTCAATGGGTGAAGTAGACGCTCTTAAATTAGTTGAGTCCATGGGAACTATGTTTACCCAGATCCATGGAGGAGAGGCGTATTCTATTGTTTTACACGATGACCAAATAGAAAGGGGAATATAG
- the queG gene encoding tRNA epoxyqueuosine(34) reductase QueG, which yields MNINQFQQELIEYAASIGIDKIGFTSASPFHELKNRLIRQQELEFASGFEEPDIEKRTQPDLLLPEAESIISIAIAYPSKMKDAPLSVKGARRGIFARASWGMDYHTVLREKLALLELYILTHIPNARLRSMVDTGELSDRAVAERAGIGWSAKNCSIITPEFGSYVYLGEMITSIPFSPSEQMEEQCGDCRLCLDICPTGALIEGGQLNAQRCIAFITQTKTMVPDEFRAKIGNRIYGCDTCQTICPKNKGKANLHQPAFQPDPELVKPLLMPMLEMTNRTFKETYGHMSGAWRGKNPIQRNAIIALAHFKEVAAVPKLIELLENDARPVIRGTAAWAIGKINTEDGQVALKKAEQKEENNEVLEEIRKGLQFYTIEK from the coding sequence GTGAATATCAACCAATTTCAACAAGAACTAATTGAATATGCTGCTTCTATTGGGATTGATAAGATAGGATTTACTTCTGCTTCTCCTTTCCATGAATTAAAAAATAGATTGATTCGCCAACAAGAGCTAGAATTTGCTTCTGGTTTTGAAGAGCCTGATATAGAGAAAAGAACTCAGCCAGATCTCTTGCTTCCGGAAGCAGAGAGTATTATATCTATTGCCATTGCGTATCCATCAAAAATGAAAGATGCGCCTTTAAGTGTAAAAGGGGCGAGACGTGGTATATTTGCAAGAGCTTCATGGGGAATGGATTATCATACTGTGCTACGTGAGAAACTAGCACTTTTAGAGTTATATATATTAACGCATATACCAAATGCAAGGTTGCGTTCCATGGTAGACACAGGAGAACTTTCTGATCGCGCAGTTGCAGAGAGAGCTGGTATTGGTTGGAGCGCAAAAAACTGTTCCATTATTACGCCGGAGTTCGGCTCCTATGTTTACTTAGGTGAGATGATTACATCTATTCCATTCTCTCCGAGCGAACAAATGGAGGAACAATGTGGTGATTGTAGGCTTTGCTTAGATATTTGTCCAACTGGAGCTCTAATAGAAGGAGGACAATTAAATGCTCAGCGATGTATTGCATTTATAACCCAAACAAAAACAATGGTTCCGGATGAATTTCGTGCAAAGATTGGAAACAGAATCTATGGCTGTGACACATGCCAAACTATTTGCCCAAAAAATAAAGGAAAAGCTAATTTGCATCAACCAGCTTTTCAACCAGATCCCGAGCTCGTGAAGCCACTACTTATGCCAATGTTAGAAATGACTAATCGAACCTTCAAAGAAACATATGGACATATGTCTGGTGCTTGGAGAGGAAAAAATCCAATACAGCGAAATGCAATTATAGCATTAGCGCATTTTAAAGAAGTAGCCGCAGTACCAAAACTGATAGAATTGCTTGAAAATGATGCACGACCTGTAATTCGAGGAACAGCTGCATGGGCAATTGGTAAAATAAACACAGAAGATGGACAAGTAGCACTGAAGAAAGCAGAACAAAAAGAAGAAAACAATGAAGTACTAGAAGAAATTCGTAAAGGGCTTCAATTCTATACTATAGAGAAATAG
- the trmL gene encoding tRNA (uridine(34)/cytosine(34)/5-carboxymethylaminomethyluridine(34)-2'-O)-methyltransferase TrmL, with product MLSINVVLYQPEIPANTGNIARTCAGTGAKLHLIRPLGFSTDDKMLKRAGLDYWEHVDITYYDGLEEFFDAHPEGIFYLITKFGAKPHTTYDFSDGEKDHFFIFGRETKGLPREIIDAHPDRCLRIPMNDNIRSLNLSNTAAILIYEALRQQNYPGLH from the coding sequence ATGTTGAGCATTAATGTAGTGTTATATCAACCAGAAATTCCAGCTAATACTGGAAATATCGCAAGAACATGCGCAGGAACAGGAGCGAAATTACATTTAATACGTCCTCTAGGATTTTCTACAGACGATAAAATGTTAAAGCGTGCAGGTCTTGATTATTGGGAACATGTAGATATTACGTATTATGATGGTTTAGAAGAATTTTTTGACGCGCATCCTGAAGGGATATTTTATTTAATTACTAAATTTGGGGCAAAACCTCATACTACCTATGATTTTAGTGATGGAGAAAAGGATCATTTCTTTATTTTTGGGCGTGAAACAAAAGGGTTGCCACGAGAGATTATTGATGCCCACCCCGATCGTTGCTTACGTATTCCAATGAACGACAATATCCGTTCGTTAAATTTATCTAATACTGCAGCTATTCTTATTTATGAAGCATTAAGACAGCAAAATTATCCTGGTCTTCATTAA
- a CDS encoding aldo/keto reductase: MELHINSTKQLANGVEMPRIGLGVYKMTEPDIALQAITAALDVGYRHIDTASLYANEKEVGEAVRNSSVSREDIFVTTKVWNTDQGYDQTLKAFEKSLELLGLDYIDLYLTHWPVKDTFVDTYRAIERLYEEKLIRATGVSNHHQHHLEAIAAKANVKPMVNQIECHPRLTQFDLREYCAEQGIAVTSWSPLARGGLLNEPSLQRISEKYGKSPAQTIIRWHLQHDLIVIPKSVTPTRIEDNINVFDFELSFEDMKNIDSLNLNERTGADPDNFNFN, from the coding sequence ATGGAATTACATATAAACTCTACTAAACAACTTGCGAACGGTGTAGAAATGCCACGAATTGGTTTAGGTGTATATAAAATGACGGAACCGGATATCGCACTTCAAGCGATTACAGCAGCACTTGATGTAGGTTATCGTCATATTGATACAGCTTCCCTTTACGCGAATGAGAAAGAAGTCGGAGAAGCTGTACGCAATTCATCTGTTTCCCGTGAAGATATTTTCGTAACAACTAAAGTTTGGAACACGGACCAAGGATATGATCAAACCTTAAAAGCATTTGAGAAGTCTTTAGAATTATTAGGACTAGATTACATAGATTTATATTTAACACATTGGCCAGTAAAAGATACTTTTGTAGACACGTACCGTGCGATTGAACGCTTATATGAAGAAAAGCTGATTCGTGCAACAGGTGTTTCAAACCACCATCAGCACCATTTGGAAGCAATTGCAGCAAAGGCAAATGTTAAGCCAATGGTCAATCAAATCGAATGTCATCCTCGCTTGACACAATTTGATCTTCGTGAATATTGTGCGGAGCAGGGTATTGCGGTAACTTCATGGTCCCCTCTAGCAAGAGGCGGATTACTAAACGAACCTAGTCTACAAAGAATTAGTGAAAAATATGGTAAATCACCAGCTCAAACGATTATACGCTGGCACTTACAGCATGACTTAATTGTCATTCCTAAATCAGTGACACCAACTAGAATAGAAGATAATATAAATGTATTTGATTTTGAATTATCGTTTGAAGACATGAAAAACATAGATTCACTCAATCTGAATGAACGCACAGGTGCAGACCCAGATAATTTTAATTTTAATTAA
- a CDS encoding VC0807 family protein produces the protein MNKNMIWLDILFYIILPFIIWSYGRESLGDYWAMLLSTSPGFIYTVFRFVIDRQFNITGTFILISLLIGTLVDLLSGSAERMLWNQVIVGLAFSLIYLGSLTLKKPLALYFFVDLAYLQGYERENSKKLFFRRELLIWFQLLTLLFVVRGGTLAGLKSWLIYKYGVDAYSSMLLYMRVIGGSFSVLMAIGYVFIGIKIKQVTTTLEGKVEVKV, from the coding sequence ATGAATAAAAATATGATATGGTTGGATATTTTATTTTATATTATTCTCCCTTTTATCATTTGGAGCTATGGACGGGAGAGTCTAGGCGATTATTGGGCTATGTTATTGTCAACCTCACCAGGCTTCATATACACAGTCTTTCGATTCGTGATAGATCGTCAATTCAATATAACGGGAACTTTTATATTGATAAGTCTATTGATTGGTACGTTGGTAGATTTACTGTCTGGGTCAGCTGAACGAATGTTATGGAATCAAGTTATTGTCGGTTTAGCTTTTAGTTTAATTTATCTTGGCTCGCTTACATTAAAAAAACCACTTGCTTTATACTTTTTCGTTGATCTAGCCTATCTACAAGGCTATGAACGAGAGAATAGCAAAAAATTATTTTTTAGAAGAGAGCTATTAATATGGTTTCAGTTATTAACCCTGCTATTTGTCGTGAGGGGGGGAACTTTAGCCGGGTTAAAGTCTTGGCTTATCTATAAGTATGGTGTGGATGCTTATAGTTCTATGCTTCTTTATATGAGAGTTATAGGAGGGTCCTTTTCTGTTCTTATGGCAATCGGGTATGTCTTTATAGGTATTAAGATAAAACAAGTAACAACAACGTTAGAAGGCAAAGTGGAGGTTAAAGTATAA
- a CDS encoding HIT family protein, translating to MKNCPFCHLEMIKDQEVILQNEKCMFIQVPQDVLIGSGLIVPISHRENVFDLTEDEWNATFSLLNEVKAYLDERLSPDGYNVGWNSSPSAGQHIMHAHLHVIPRFKDELYAGKGNRYWIKDPKNKRGNIN from the coding sequence ATGAAAAATTGCCCATTTTGTCACTTGGAAATGATTAAAGATCAAGAAGTTATTTTACAAAATGAAAAGTGTATGTTCATTCAAGTTCCACAAGATGTATTAATTGGTTCAGGTCTTATTGTCCCAATTAGCCATCGAGAAAATGTATTCGACTTAACAGAGGATGAATGGAATGCTACTTTTTCACTTTTAAATGAAGTAAAGGCTTATTTAGATGAACGCCTAAGTCCAGATGGATACAACGTAGGTTGGAATAGCAGTCCTTCTGCTGGACAACATATAATGCATGCACATCTTCACGTTATTCCACGTTTCAAAGATGAGCTTTATGCTGGTAAAGGAAATAGATACTGGATAAAGGATCCTAAAAACAAACGTGGAAACATAAATTAA
- a CDS encoding RluA family pseudouridine synthase — MNHKFRYTVSEDGLTIETILQQKWKLGKKLIHDLRMQKAVSDKNGELLQWKSTLSKGDILVFKWEGDASNYLLSDQIPLYVAYEDEYLLIASKPRGVATHPNESGQNHTFMNTVQNYLANNGQKYGEHVHRIDEGTKGLVVIAKNPIVKGMLDRMLENKEIVRTYEVVVEGQVKNNHGTIRAAIGSDRHHPTRRRVSPSGQLAITHYEVVGRHPNFTKVHAILETGRTHQIRVHFAHLGHPIVGDDLYGAKKTPTKTYELHAFKVQFVHPITGEVIIVEDKKQ, encoded by the coding sequence ATGAACCATAAATTCCGTTATACAGTATCAGAAGATGGATTAACAATTGAAACGATTTTACAACAAAAATGGAAGCTTGGGAAAAAACTTATCCATGATTTGCGCATGCAAAAGGCTGTTAGTGATAAAAACGGAGAGCTTTTGCAATGGAAATCTACTCTTTCAAAAGGAGACATCCTAGTTTTCAAATGGGAGGGTGATGCTTCGAATTATCTTCTTTCTGATCAAATCCCTCTTTACGTTGCATATGAAGACGAATATTTACTAATTGCATCTAAACCACGTGGAGTGGCTACTCACCCAAATGAATCAGGGCAAAATCATACATTCATGAATACGGTGCAAAACTATTTAGCAAACAATGGCCAAAAGTATGGTGAACATGTCCATCGAATTGATGAGGGGACAAAAGGGTTAGTCGTTATAGCGAAAAATCCAATTGTTAAAGGCATGCTAGATCGAATGCTTGAAAACAAAGAAATTGTACGCACATATGAAGTCGTAGTTGAGGGGCAAGTGAAAAATAATCATGGTACGATTCGAGCTGCAATCGGAAGTGATCGTCATCATCCTACAAGAAGACGAGTTTCACCTTCCGGCCAACTAGCTATTACCCATTACGAAGTGGTTGGTAGACATCCGAATTTCACCAAGGTACACGCAATATTAGAAACAGGACGCACTCACCAAATTCGTGTACATTTTGCTCATCTAGGTCATCCGATTGTTGGTGATGATTTATATGGAGCGAAAAAAACACCGACAAAAACTTATGAGCTTCATGCATTCAAAGTTCAATTCGTTCATCCAATTACAGGCGAAGTGATTATCGTGGAAGATAAAAAGCAATGA
- a CDS encoding thioredoxin family protein produces the protein MKKLAIFGGIIVVVFALIIVLTNQANKSKLADSPYDKKNLSQSTIDLIDDENYQNIINPDELQAKIKSGEPVTAYFFSPECVHCKELTPRLTPLAEENGVDIVKYNILEYEQGWDDYRITATPTLVYFENGKEVERVEGAVPNENIQAFFDQVVLK, from the coding sequence ATGAAAAAACTAGCCATTTTTGGTGGAATTATCGTTGTTGTTTTTGCATTAATTATTGTACTAACAAACCAAGCAAACAAATCGAAACTAGCTGATAGCCCATATGACAAAAAGAATTTAAGTCAGTCCACAATTGATTTAATTGATGATGAAAATTACCAAAATATTATCAATCCAGATGAGCTACAAGCAAAAATTAAAAGCGGTGAACCAGTAACTGCATATTTCTTTAGTCCAGAATGTGTTCACTGTAAAGAATTGACACCTAGATTAACCCCTCTAGCAGAGGAAAATGGTGTCGATATTGTAAAATATAATATCCTTGAATATGAGCAAGGCTGGGATGACTATCGAATCACAGCAACACCAACTTTAGTTTATTTTGAAAATGGGAAAGAAGTTGAGCGAGTAGAAGGTGCAGTACCTAACGAAAACATACAAGCATTTTTCGATCAAGTAGTATTGAAATAA
- a CDS encoding disulfide oxidoreductase produces the protein MTKKIENILLFMWSVALTATIGSLYFSEILGYEPCELCWYQRILMYPLVIILGVAYAQKNAKIALTSLIFSVIGGCISAYHYSIQKLSFMQESAPTCGRVPCTGEYINYLGFITIPFLALIAFILIAISSVLILRSIKEEK, from the coding sequence ATGACAAAAAAAATTGAAAATATCTTGTTATTTATGTGGTCAGTGGCTTTAACTGCTACAATTGGTTCCTTATATTTTTCCGAAATCCTAGGGTACGAGCCCTGTGAATTATGTTGGTATCAACGTATTCTCATGTATCCACTCGTCATTATTTTAGGAGTCGCTTACGCGCAAAAAAATGCAAAAATAGCACTTACTTCTCTCATTTTTTCAGTAATTGGTGGTTGTATATCAGCATATCACTATAGCATTCAAAAACTAAGTTTTATGCAAGAATCTGCTCCAACGTGTGGTAGAGTTCCATGTACTGGAGAGTATATAAACTATTTAGGATTTATTACAATACCATTTTTAGCACTTATTGCATTTATATTAATCGCAATTAGTAGTGTATTGATTTTAAGAAGCATCAAGGAGGAAAAATAA